GGTGCAAGGATCTAATGATGAGTAACACCCGTATCGAACGCGACAGCATGGGCGAGCTGCATGTGCCGCAAAACGCGTTGTATGGCGCGCAAACCCAGCGAGCGGTGAACAACTTCCCGATCAGTCATCAGCGTATGCCGGCGCAATTCATCCGCGCCCTGATCCTGGCCAAGACAGCCGCGGCCAAGGTCAACGTCGACCTCAAGCAGATCAGCGAAGGGCAGGGCAAGGCCATTGTCGACGCCGCCCAAGGCTTGCTCGAAGGCGACTACATGCAGCACTTCCCGGTGGATATCTTCCAGACCGGTTCCGGCACCAGCTCCAACATGAACGCCAATGAAGTGATTGCGACCCTTGCCAGCCGTTTGCTTGGCGAGGTGGTCAACCCTAACGATCACGTCAACTGCGGCCAAAGCAGCAACGACATTATCCCCACCACCATTCACGTCAGCGCCGCCTTGGTACTGCATGAGCAAACGCTGCCAGCCCTGCTGCACCTGGTGCAGGTGATCGAGCAGAAGGCCGAAGAGGTGCATCCGTTCATCAAGACCGGCCGTACCCACTTGATGGACGCCATGCCGGTGCGCATGAGCCAGGTGCTCCATGGCTGGGCGCAGCAGCTCAAGGCCAATATCGGGCACTTGCAGGACCTGCTTCCGGCCTTGCAGGCACTGGCCCAGGGCGGCACAGCGGTGGGCACCGGGATCAACGCGCATCCTGAATTTGCCGGGCGTTTCAGCCAGCAACTGAGCCATTTGACCGGGGTGAAGTTCACGCCCGGCAAGGACCTCTTTGCATTGATTGGCTCCCAGGACACTGCCGTCGCAGTCTCAGGCCAGTTGAAGGCCACGGCTGTATCGCTGATGAAGATTGCCAACGACCTGCGCTGGATGAACTCCGGCCCCTTGGCCGGCCTCGGTGAAATCGAGCTGGAGGGGTTGCAGCCGGGCTCGTCGATCATGCCCGGCAAGGTCAACCCTGTGATCCCGGAAGCTACGGCAATGGTGGCCGCGCAGATCATCGGCAATGACACCGTCATCACAGTTGCCGGTCAATCGGGCAACTTCGAGCTGAACGTGATGCTGCCGATCATCGCCCAGAACCTGCTCAGCAGCCTCGAGTTGCTGGCCAACTCCAGTCGTTTGCTGGCGGACAAGGCCATTGCCAGCTTCAAGGTCAACCAAGCCAAGCTCAAAGAAGCACTGTCGCGCAACCCGATCCTGGTCACCGCCCTTAACCCGATCATTGGTTACCAGAAGGCCGCTGAAATTGCCAAGAAGGCTTACCAGCAAGGCCGCCCGGTCATCGAGGTCGCCCTTGAGCACACCGACCTGCCGCGCAGCCAACTGGAAGTCCTGCTGGACCCGGAAAAGCTCACGGCTGGCGGCGTGTAATTAACCACCCTGCTTTGGAGGCTCACCATGGAGCACTGGAAACGTACGATCGAACGGGCCAATCGCTGCTTTATGGCGGGCGAGCTGGTGGATGCTCGCGAGGCTTATCTGCAAGCCCTGGCCCTGGCCCAAGTGTTGTTCGAACGCTGGGCGGATGCCGACGAAGCAGTGGCGGCTTGTGTCATTTCCCATCACAACCTGGCGGACCTGCACTTGCGCCTGAATCAACCTGAGGAAAGCGCGGAATACCTCTGCGCCATTCACCAGCGATTGTTGCAGACCATGCAGGACCCGCGCCTTAACCCGCAGTTGCGCGAGGCGGCGTTGCGCCAGAGCAGCAAGACCTACGTCGAGCTGTTGAATTTCATCAGCGATCACGGCGAGTACCCCCGCACCCACCGGTTGCTGGGCGATGCTGCGCCGCAGTCGACCTCGTCTCACTATGGAGCACATTGATATGACTTACACCCTGCCGGCCCTGCCTTACGCCTATGACGCCCTTGAGCCGCATATCGACGCGCAAACCATGGAGATTCACTACACCAAGCATCACCAGACTTACATCAATAATCTGAATGCTGCCGTGGAGGGCACGGAATTCGCTGGTTGGCCGGTGGAGAAGCTGGTGTCCAGCGTGCAGAAACTACCGGAGAAGTTACGCGTTGCCGTGGTCAATCAAGGAGGCGGCCATGCAAACCATTCGTTGTTCTGGGCGGTCATGTCACCTACAGGGGGTGGTAAACCCGAAGGCGCGCTGGGCAAGGCTATCGATGAGCAATTGGGCGGTTTTGACAGTTTCAAGGAGGCATTCACCAAGGCTGCGCTGACCCGCTTCGGCAGTGGCTGGGCCTGGTTGAGCGTCACCCCGCAAAACACACTGGTCGTGGAAAGCAGCGGCAACCAGGACAGCCCGCTGATGAGTGGCAACACGCCAATCCTCGGTCTGGACGTCTGGGAACATGCCTACTATTTGCGTTACCAGAACCGTCGCCCTGAATACATCAATGCGTTCTACAGCGTAATTAACTGGCCGGAAGTTGCTGCCCGCTACCAGGCCGCCTTGGCCTGACATTCACTCTAAAACAAGATCTAAGGGCGATTATGGGCACTGAAACACTGGCGATCAGCAGCGTGCGAATGTTCCGTTATGCGTTCGGTTCACTGCTGTTATTGGCAGGGACTGCATTGCTGGTGGCCCATGGGCTGGCCTGGTTGGACCTTGAGCCGCGTATCCTGCGCGCGTTGCAGGGCGGCGCGATTTGCGCGCTCGGTACGGCGCTGGGCGCGGTGCCGGTCCTGGTGATTCGGCGGATGCCGGTAGCGTTGAGCGATACCTTGCTGGGCTTCGGTGCAGGTGTGATGCTCGCAGCGACCGCTTTTTCCCTGGTCGTGCCGGGTATCGCAGCGGCTGAAGGCCTGGGGCTTTCGCCGTGGGGGGCGGGTGGGCTGATCAGCTTCGGCATCATGCTGGGCGCATTCGGGTTGTATCTGGTGGATCGCAAGGTCTCCGGCGCCAGCCCGGAGATGCTGGTGGGGACGCCGGATAAGCCGGTGATCCCGCCGCGCATCTGGCTGTTTGTGTTCGCCATCATTGCGCACAACATTCCCGAGGGCATGGCAGTGGGCGTCTCCGCGGGAGGAGGGATGGCGGATGCTGACAGTCTCGCCATGGGCATTGCCTTGCAGGATGTACCCGAGGGCTTGGTGATCGCGCTGGTATTGGCTGGGGCGGGGATGTCGCGGATCAAGGCGTTCCTGATCGGCGCCGCATCAGGATTGGTTGAACCGGTATTTGCGGTGCTCTGCGCCTGGCTGGTGAGCCTGGCCGAGGTGTTGCTTCCCTTGGGGTTGGCGCTGGCCGCCGGTGCGATGTTGTTGGTAG
This genomic stretch from Pseudomonas synxantha BG33R harbors:
- a CDS encoding class II fumarate hydratase, coding for MSNTRIERDSMGELHVPQNALYGAQTQRAVNNFPISHQRMPAQFIRALILAKTAAAKVNVDLKQISEGQGKAIVDAAQGLLEGDYMQHFPVDIFQTGSGTSSNMNANEVIATLASRLLGEVVNPNDHVNCGQSSNDIIPTTIHVSAALVLHEQTLPALLHLVQVIEQKAEEVHPFIKTGRTHLMDAMPVRMSQVLHGWAQQLKANIGHLQDLLPALQALAQGGTAVGTGINAHPEFAGRFSQQLSHLTGVKFTPGKDLFALIGSQDTAVAVSGQLKATAVSLMKIANDLRWMNSGPLAGLGEIELEGLQPGSSIMPGKVNPVIPEATAMVAAQIIGNDTVITVAGQSGNFELNVMLPIIAQNLLSSLELLANSSRLLADKAIASFKVNQAKLKEALSRNPILVTALNPIIGYQKAAEIAKKAYQQGRPVIEVALEHTDLPRSQLEVLLDPEKLTAGGV
- a CDS encoding ZIP family metal transporter, producing the protein MGTETLAISSVRMFRYAFGSLLLLAGTALLVAHGLAWLDLEPRILRALQGGAICALGTALGAVPVLVIRRMPVALSDTLLGFGAGVMLAATAFSLVVPGIAAAEGLGLSPWGAGGLISFGIMLGAFGLYLVDRKVSGASPEMLVGTPDKPVIPPRIWLFVFAIIAHNIPEGMAVGVSAGGGMADADSLAMGIALQDVPEGLVIALVLAGAGMSRIKAFLIGAASGLVEPVFAVLCAWLVSLAEVLLPLGLALAAGAMLLVVTHEVIPESRRNGHEKLASLGLCIGFCLMMVMDTALG
- a CDS encoding superoxide dismutase; translated protein: MTYTLPALPYAYDALEPHIDAQTMEIHYTKHHQTYINNLNAAVEGTEFAGWPVEKLVSSVQKLPEKLRVAVVNQGGGHANHSLFWAVMSPTGGGKPEGALGKAIDEQLGGFDSFKEAFTKAALTRFGSGWAWLSVTPQNTLVVESSGNQDSPLMSGNTPILGLDVWEHAYYLRYQNRRPEYINAFYSVINWPEVAARYQAALA